From Zea mays cultivar B73 chromosome 3, Zm-B73-REFERENCE-NAM-5.0, whole genome shotgun sequence:
gtatttatactcagattgtttaggattgaaacttaggcattgcggtagagatagcaacacttagacaaaacctagtttgcacattctggattgcttatttgcataggttttgctctagggattcgtttgtggtctagtttagagaaagttttagaagtcctaattcacccccccctcttaggcgtcacatgTTTCCTTCAAATAAGAAATAAGAGAAGCCAGAAGAAGTCAACTCAATGTTCATATCATTTTTTGAATCCAACAATTAGGATCAGTTGGTCATGACCATCAAGTGTGTAAAGCAACAAGTTCATAAGTTAAGATTGGTAGAGTCAAAGTTGAATTGAAGAAGCTATGTGCAACCTATGTACCAACCTTGTTTTtttctagcctcttcttgaatctcgaggtgaGATTTCGTTAAGGGGGTTACACATGGTGCTAGAACTAATCAAAAGAGGTTCATGACTATGGACCCATCTATGGTTTTGTGCCAAGGGAAAGGACCAAACAATGTTTCTATAGTGACCTCTGATGTGACTCCTACAGAAGTTCTTAACAAAGGCCAGATGCAAAGTCCCAAATATTAGAAAATAACTGAATCTCTAGATGTGTTTATCATTTGACGACAATATTATCAACACACAATATGGTGATGGAGTCCATAAGCAACCAGTACCCTTTGAAAGATGGAGGTCTGAAAGGCTGAAGAAATACAACAAACTGACCACTAGTGAGAAAAATGAAGGCTAACCATAAAGTTCAATCTGGAAGATAATAGTTCTAACATGTAAACTGCTCTCCTAGTTGAGCAACATACTCAAATGATACAACACGATATTGACCATGACAATTTAACTAATGAAGTGGAACATCCAAATTGGTCTTAATGAATCCATGACACAGTGATACCATTGAGTTTTTTTGTTGTACAACATAATAGAAATATCAATATTTGCACAAATACTAGGAAAAGAAATTCTCTAAATGATTTAAAGTCTACATACTAGTAGCAACAACTTAAAGAAGAACTAATATTTAACTTGGCTCACGTGCACTCGATGTTTCTACATTCATACTAGAGGCTGCAATCTTCTTTTGCTTGTTGATGTAGTACTCCCGAACCCATGGCTCCATCTTGTTTACATCCATTGTCATCACCCTCTCCTCACGTTCTTCTTCTTGTAGCTTAAGCATTTGCTGCTGGATTTCGAGGCTTGCTTTTTGAATTATTATAACTTCCTCTTGTAGGGCCAGTTTGCGATCCGACCTTACTACCATGTGTGTTGCTTCCTCCCTACTTGTAGCATCTTGCCTCTCTTCAAATGCTCCATGCTCCATTGACAACTTTTGGAGCACATTAATGCAAGCAGTGAAAGAGCTTGAGCTGATGTTGCTCTTCATATTCTTATCATGATCTCTTCCCGTTGGGCGTGCAATTTTGGGGGGAAGCAACTCTTCCATGATATTTGTCCCCTTTTGTTCTGTTTCTTTAGCATCTGTTGGATTCATTGAATCAAGCAATGCATTCCATTTCATCTCGTGACGTAAAATTAACCAGCAGTGCATAAACTTGAACGGTGTGCCAACTATACGCTCGTGCATCGCCATGGCCTCTTTTATCTGCACGCACACAAAACAAACATATGTTAGTACATAGAGAGTTGTAATGTTCAAATAATTTGAAATGTACTTCTTTTTTTACCTTGTCATCAACGTTGAGTCCACTTTGCTTTCTCCTCTCTACTTCCACATAGAATCCACAGAACCTAGAAGTTTCTTTCTGAATGTCTCCCCATCTTTGTTGCAAAGAAGACTGTGATCTATCATAAGGAGTGCTCTTATGCTCGTGAAAGTACTCAGTTATCCTTTGCCAGTAACCTTTTATTGGCTGGTTGGTCCCTATGATGGGGTCCTTGCTTATGTTTAGGTATGCTGAGACTAGGCATTCATCTTCGCTAACTGTGAAATTCTTGCACCTTTTAGGGACCACATTTTTAGGGGGCTGGTTATTAGGTATTTGTTCAAAATTAGGTGGGTTGGCTTCATCTTGTGCCTGAGCAATAAATATTAAACAGTCCTTAAAGCATGACCATTAAAATGAACTAAGAAGGCATATAAGTTCAGTAGGTATTGTTGTTAATAGTAGTAACCTGGGAAATGACTTGCACTCTGTCTTGGTGGGGGAGTTGATGATCTTCAGACAGGTCTAAAGTAGGTGTACAAGTTACCTCAACAACAGATGTTGGGGCACCTCTCAAGTTACCCCAGATGCTTTGCACGTAAAAAAGAAATGAATGTAATTAGCACATTTGCAAGCTGACAACCATAGTAGAACTGAGGTGCACAAAACATATTTTGACATAACATGTACTGAGTTCATGGTTCAACATAGGTTGCAATAATAACTTGTTACAACGGTGTTGGTGGACCAAAATGTAATGACAAGCTAGTTCTGGCTTGGACATTTACTAAAAGTACATGGCATACAAACATACTTCTATGAAAATAACCTAGACCTCTACTAAAGACTAGCTGATATCCCTAGATTGATCATTTTCATATCGCATCCCATACTCCTGGCAATGCACCCTTAGTGATTTAGGTGAGGTTGGATTCTCCTCAAGGGACTGCCTCCTCTAGAGCTTCCTTTTCCTCCTAAGTGATGGTGTCAAGCATGTTAGGTGGGATATTGTTTGCCATAACTTAAACATTGGATGGCTACTTTATCTAGCCATTCGAACATGTCTAGGAGCTTGAGCAACACATGCTTTAGTTGTTCATCCGATCTAGGTGAAATTGTAGCCCACGTAACGATCTGCCTAACCTCTGCATTGTGAGACTCCATCTACTTCACTACCTATTTGAGGTAATCATTAGGAGCATAGACATTTGAGTGCCCTAAACAGATAATACCGGAAGTATCTAAGGATTAGAGCAAGCAACAACTAAACCAGACAAATAAAACAAAACCAACTGAGTACCCACGTTTTCCATACATATGGTAGGGCTAACACAAAATAATGGTTATCACTATGAGTGAGTGCACAATGTTGTTTGTGATTTATTTCCATTCTAACTAAAGTAATCATAATCCATAGGTCGATTTTGATAAACTTTAGCGGTTGTCACAATGTGGAATAGTTCTTTAGGATGTGTGATAAGTTTTGCATTCACTCTACTTTGTTACATTTGTTACACCCCCTATTCAGGCTGACAGAAAGTCTCATATTCCTTGCATACTGTAATGAAGGGCTCGTTTGTTCCTAAAGAGAAATCAAGCAATTTCTATGTTGAGATACTCAAGTTTGTACATGGAGTTATCGTATATCGGATTCATCCTTACATGAGTCGAGCAAATGGATCCATTGATGCATGAGGTGGCACGGTAGTCAGAACCAGGTAATACCTAACCCTAATCGATAATGCCCATGAAACCCTAGCATCAAGGTATAAT
This genomic window contains:
- the LOC103650597 gene encoding glutathione S-transferase T3 gives rise to the protein MSVELILWLFSFASVVLLVGLTVYQLLCLVDLEYDYINPFDSSSRVNAVVMKEYSLQGALCASFLLTLHWLPFLLMAPVTYYHVKLYLARKHLVDVTEIFRQLNGEKKYRTIKLAFYFCLFIVTIYSIWGNLRGAPTSVVEVTCTPTLDLSEDHQLPHQDRVQVISQAQDEANPPNFEQIPNNQPPKNVVPKRCKNFTVSEDECLVSAYLNISKDPIIGTNQPIKGYWQRITEYFHEHKSTPYDRSQSSLQQRWGDIQKETSRFCGFYVEVERRKQSGLNVDDKIKEAMAMHERIVGTPFKFMHCWLILRHEMKWNALLDSMNPTDAKETEQKGTNIMEELLPPKIARPTGRDHDKNMKSNISSSSFTACINVLQKLSMEHGAFEERQDATSREEATHMVVRSDRKLALQEEVIIIQKASLEIQQQMLKLQEEEREERVMTMDVNKMEPWVREYYINKQKKIAASSMNVETSSAREPS